One window of the Thermomicrobiales bacterium genome contains the following:
- a CDS encoding DUF5615 family PIN-like protein: MVAFLIDEDMPRSTVRVLREAGYAAEDVRDVGLRGHSDADVFAYAQEHSFTVITADLGFANPLTYPLGSHAGIVVVRVPNEVSVARLNDELARALEELRNEELAGLLVIVEPGRMRIRRPPGPFIG, from the coding sequence GTGGTGGCGTTTCTGATCGACGAAGACATGCCACGCTCGACCGTGCGTGTTCTGCGGGAGGCTGGATACGCTGCCGAAGACGTTCGCGATGTTGGGCTTCGTGGGCATAGCGACGCCGATGTGTTTGCCTACGCGCAGGAGCATTCCTTCACAGTCATTACTGCAGACCTGGGCTTCGCCAACCCCCTGACGTACCCGTTGGGTTCGCACGCGGGAATCGTGGTCGTGAGAGTTCCCAACGAGGTGTCGGTCGCGAGGTTGAACGACGAGCTAGCGCGGGCGCTAGAGGAGCTGCGCAACGAGGAGCTCGCTGGGCTGCTTGTCATCGTCGAGCCGGGCCGCATGCGCATCCGCCGGCCACCAGGGCCGTTCATCGGGTAG
- a CDS encoding DUF433 domain-containing protein, producing MAQTIAPRITVDSAVRSGKPVIEGTRVPVDVIVGRLASGMTATEIAEEYGIAVEDVTAALHYAAHVLESEEWRVTA from the coding sequence ATGGCCCAGACTATCGCGCCGCGGATCACCGTCGATTCGGCGGTGCGCTCGGGGAAGCCGGTCATCGAGGGTACCCGCGTCCCGGTCGATGTCATTGTTGGACGATTGGCCAGCGGTATGACGGCGACCGAGATCGCGGAGGAGTACGGGATCGCCGTCGAGGATGTGACCGCAGCACTTCACTATGCAGCTCACGTGCTCGAATCGGAAGAATGGCGAGTGACGGCCTGA
- a CDS encoding FAD-linked oxidase C-terminal domain-containing protein encodes MATTVPMAKPDGATVMLEAELRGRIDGEVRFDRTSRMLYSTDASNYQIEPVGVVIPRHADDVRAAHELAAKHGISILPRGGGSALAGQTVGHSLVIDLSKYMNDVLEINPEERTARVQPGINLDLLNTKLLPHGLMYGPDPSSSNRATVGGVVSNNSAGAHSILYGMTADHLQQVSLLLADGATVALDRSALARAGQDDALGRLMTKIVAFQEQRAPLIARDFPRHWRRATGYSLNELLKDDFNPARLLASSEGTFGTLLDVTVGLVPRPTKTALALLQFDDLVESMEVTTSILEVEPSAVELMDRMLIELTRQQPGYAAQIANITGNPEAVLAVEFYGETDEELRDKVDKLEYHLRQKGLLPHTPIVRVFDAKGQTDVWTVRKAGLGLLMSIRGDAKPIPGIEDVSVPVEHLAEYVAEIKRLCAEYGTVAAYYAHASAGCLHIRPLINLKDAEGVRVMDEVTRAAAEMAHRFSGVLSGEHGDGLQRSELNETIFGPELYQAMRELKGIFDPQGLMNPGKVVNAPPMTESLRYGASYQTVPIQTFLDFSREGGFARAIEMCNGAGVCRKVGAGTMCPSYMATRDEKDTTRARANALRNALSGRMFSPEELLGPEVYDVLDLCISCKACKTECPSSVDMAKIKTEYLAHYLEEHGVPLRTRIFANIHASSKLASKTPKLANAAMRSPAAKIAMRKVGIATEREISPFAEETFEAWWAKHVARRDARQATEPRYTRGQVVYFHDTFATYNYPRVGRATVRLLEAAGYEVIVETRRACCGRPMLSKGLVEQARGLARQNVFHLAPYARQGIPIVGSEPSCIFTLRDEYLDLMPGDPDAAHVAANSYMIDEFLARVAATEDLGIEWRSEPRSVFFHGHCHQKALIGMKASMDALRLAGIDAKESGAGCCGMAGSFGYEAEHYDVSRKVGEERLFPRVRTTPPETTIAIAGVSCHQQIEHFTGRRVQHIAEVLAEQVQPGHVWRPGVGKAQAAD; translated from the coding sequence ATGGCGACGACAGTACCGATGGCGAAGCCCGACGGGGCGACGGTTATGCTCGAGGCGGAGCTGCGCGGGCGTATCGATGGCGAGGTGCGCTTCGATCGCACGTCGCGGATGCTCTACTCGACTGACGCGAGCAATTACCAGATTGAGCCGGTCGGCGTCGTCATCCCGCGCCACGCCGACGACGTGCGCGCCGCCCATGAGCTGGCGGCGAAGCACGGCATCTCGATCCTGCCGCGCGGGGGCGGCTCGGCGCTGGCCGGCCAGACCGTCGGCCACTCGCTCGTCATCGATCTCTCGAAGTACATGAATGACGTGCTGGAGATCAATCCCGAGGAGCGCACCGCCCGCGTCCAGCCGGGGATCAACCTCGACCTGCTGAACACGAAGCTGCTGCCGCACGGCCTGATGTACGGTCCCGACCCCAGCTCCAGCAACCGCGCGACAGTCGGCGGGGTCGTCTCGAACAACTCGGCCGGCGCGCACTCGATCCTCTACGGGATGACCGCCGACCACCTGCAGCAGGTCTCGCTGCTGCTGGCCGATGGCGCGACCGTCGCGCTCGACCGATCCGCGCTGGCGCGGGCCGGGCAGGACGACGCGCTCGGCCGGCTGATGACGAAGATCGTTGCCTTCCAGGAGCAGCGCGCGCCACTGATCGCCCGCGATTTCCCGCGCCACTGGCGGCGCGCGACCGGTTACTCGCTGAACGAGCTGCTGAAGGACGACTTCAATCCGGCTCGCCTGCTGGCCTCATCGGAGGGCACGTTCGGGACGCTGCTCGACGTAACGGTCGGCCTCGTTCCGCGCCCGACAAAGACGGCGCTGGCGCTGCTGCAGTTCGACGACCTGGTCGAGTCGATGGAGGTGACGACGTCGATCCTCGAGGTCGAGCCGTCGGCGGTCGAGCTGATGGACCGCATGCTGATCGAGCTGACCCGTCAGCAGCCGGGCTACGCCGCCCAGATCGCCAACATCACTGGCAATCCGGAGGCAGTGCTGGCGGTCGAGTTCTACGGCGAGACCGACGAGGAGCTACGCGACAAGGTCGACAAGCTCGAGTATCACCTGCGCCAGAAGGGACTGCTGCCCCACACGCCGATCGTCCGCGTGTTCGACGCGAAGGGCCAGACCGACGTCTGGACAGTCCGCAAGGCCGGCCTCGGGCTGCTGATGAGCATCCGGGGCGACGCCAAGCCGATCCCCGGCATCGAGGACGTCTCCGTCCCCGTCGAGCACCTGGCCGAATATGTCGCCGAGATCAAGCGACTCTGCGCCGAATACGGCACCGTCGCGGCCTACTACGCCCATGCCAGCGCCGGCTGCCTGCATATCCGCCCGTTGATCAACCTTAAGGACGCCGAGGGTGTCCGCGTGATGGACGAGGTTACCCGCGCTGCCGCCGAGATGGCGCACCGCTTCAGCGGCGTGCTGAGTGGCGAGCACGGCGACGGGCTCCAGCGCTCGGAGCTGAACGAGACGATCTTCGGTCCCGAGCTCTATCAGGCGATGCGCGAGCTGAAGGGCATCTTCGACCCGCAGGGGCTGATGAATCCCGGCAAGGTGGTCAACGCGCCGCCGATGACCGAGAGCCTGCGCTATGGCGCGAGCTACCAGACCGTGCCGATTCAGACCTTCCTCGATTTCTCGAGGGAGGGCGGCTTCGCCCGCGCGATCGAGATGTGCAACGGCGCGGGGGTCTGCCGCAAGGTCGGGGCCGGGACGATGTGTCCGTCGTACATGGCGACCCGCGACGAGAAGGACACCACCCGCGCGCGGGCCAACGCGCTGCGCAACGCGCTCTCCGGCCGGATGTTCTCGCCGGAGGAGCTGCTCGGGCCGGAGGTCTACGACGTCCTCGACCTCTGCATCTCCTGCAAGGCGTGCAAGACCGAGTGCCCGTCCAGCGTCGATATGGCCAAGATCAAGACCGAGTACCTGGCCCACTACCTCGAAGAGCACGGCGTCCCGCTGCGCACGCGCATCTTCGCCAACATCCATGCCTCGTCGAAGCTGGCGTCGAAGACGCCGAAGCTGGCGAACGCGGCAATGCGCTCGCCCGCGGCGAAGATCGCGATGCGTAAGGTCGGCATCGCCACCGAGCGCGAGATATCGCCGTTCGCCGAGGAGACGTTCGAGGCATGGTGGGCGAAGCATGTCGCCCGTCGTGACGCGCGGCAGGCCACCGAGCCGCGCTACACTCGTGGCCAGGTCGTCTACTTCCACGACACCTTCGCGACCTACAACTACCCGCGCGTCGGCCGGGCGACCGTCCGGCTGCTGGAGGCGGCGGGGTACGAGGTGATCGTCGAGACGCGGCGAGCGTGCTGCGGCCGGCCGATGCTCTCGAAGGGGCTGGTCGAGCAGGCGCGCGGTCTGGCACGGCAAAACGTCTTCCACCTCGCGCCCTACGCCCGCCAGGGCATCCCGATCGTCGGCTCCGAGCCGTCATGCATCTTCACCCTGCGGGACGAGTACCTCGACCTGATGCCCGGCGACCCGGACGCCGCGCACGTCGCCGCCAACTCGTACATGATCGACGAGTTCCTGGCCCGCGTCGCTGCGACCGAGGATCTGGGGATCGAGTGGCGCAGCGAGCCACGCTCCGTCTTCTTCCACGGCCACTGCCACCAGAAGGCGCTGATCGGCATGAAGGCGTCGATGGATGCGCTGCGGCTGGCCGGGATCGACGCGAAGGAGTCCGGCGCGGGCTGCTGCGGGATGGCCGGCTCGTTCGGCTACGAGGCCGAGCACTACGACGTCTCGCGCAAGGTCGGCGAGGAACGCCTCTTCCCGCGGGTCCGCACGACCCCGCCCGAGACGACGATCGCCATCGCCGGCGTCTCCTGCCACCAGCAGATCGAGCACTTTACCGGCCGGCGGGTGCAGCACATCGCCGAGGTCCTGGCCGAACAGGTCCAGCCAGGGCACGTCTGGCGGCCGGGGGTGGGGAAGGCGCAAGCGGCGGACTGA